A stretch of the Channa argus isolate prfri chromosome 9, Channa argus male v1.0, whole genome shotgun sequence genome encodes the following:
- the LOC137132790 gene encoding calcitonin gene-related peptide type 1 receptor isoform X1: MRRQQLLCRGCFSRSAVGISLITFDMAKRKMNVIGWSWIVALMMLFNLTKFFVKASLEVNESQQQHPTNVYHEIGQTRNTIVTAQFECYQKIVKDSTHSRQEPMCNRTWDGWLCWDDAKAGVISEQHCPDYFQDFDPSEIATKICTDSGQWFLHPESNRTWTNYTRCNEHTKEGRVTAMNLFYLALIGHGLSLTSLFISLTIFFHFKSLSCQRITLHKNLFFSFVLNSVVTIVWLTAVANNQELLQRNPTSCKVSQFIHLYLFGCNYFWMLCEGIYLHTLIVVAVFAEKQHMMWYYLLGWGFPLLPASIHAIARSYYYNDNCWISSKTSLLYIIHGPICAALLVNLFFLLNIVRVLITKLKVTHQAESSLYMKAVRATLILVPLLGIQYILLPYKPSGRVYSEIYDYIVNILMHYQGLLVATIFCFFNGEVQAVLRRHWNQYQIQFGNSVGNHSDALRSASYTASSITEVQGCYSIDSQTEHMNGKSNYDADASILKSDGPFA, translated from the exons ATGAGAAGACAACAGCTGTTATGCAGAGGCTGTTTTTCCAG ATCTGCTGTCGGTATCTCATTAATCACCTTTGACATGGCCAAAAGGAAGATGAATGTCATTGGGTGGAGTTGGATCGTGGCACTCATGATGCTGTTTAATCTAACAAAG TTTTTTGTGAAAGCAAGTTTGGAAGTCAATGAATCTCAACAGCAGCATCCAACCAACGTGTACCATGAGATTGGACAAACCAGGAACACGATAGTTACTGCACAGTTTGAGTGCTATCAAAAAATAGTTAAGGACAGTACCCACAGCAGACAAG AACCCATGTGTAATCGTACCTGGGATGGCTGGCTGTGCTGGGATGATGCTAAGGCAGGAGTTATCTCGGAGCAGCATTGCCCAGACTATTTCCAGGATTTTGATCCTTCAG AGATAGCTACAAAGATTTGCACTGACAGTGGTCAATGGTTTCTACATCCTGAGAGCAACCGGACATGGACCAACTACACCCGCTGCAATGAACACACCAAAGAAGGCAGAGTG ACTGCAATGAATCTTTTCTACTTAGCCCTCATAGGACATGGACTTTCACTGACCTCCCTCTTCATCTCACTTACAATATTCTTTCATTTCAA GAGTCTGAGTTGCCAAAGGATCACTCTTCACAAAaacctcttcttttctttcgtTCTGAACTCGGTGGTCACCATCGTTTGGTTGACAGCAGTAGCAAACAATCAAGAGTTGTTGCAGAGGAATCCA acgAGCTGCAAAGTGTCCCAGTTCATCCATCTGTACTTGTTTGGCTGCAATTACTTCTGGATGCTGTGTGAGGGAATATACCTGCACACTCTCATCGTGGTGGCCGTGTTTGCTGAGAAGCAGCATATGATGTGGTACTATCTCCTAGGCTGGG gCTTTCCTCTGCTTCCAGCATCCATACATGCAATTGCCAGAAGTTACTACTACAACGACAA CTGTTGGATTAGCTCCAAAACATCGCTACTCTACATCATCCATGGTCCCATCTGCGCTGCCCTTTTG GTCAATTTGTTCTTTCTACTGAACATTGTGCGAGTGCTTATCACCAAACTGAAAGTGACCCATCAAGCGGAGTCAAGTCTGTACATGAAGGCTGTGAGAGCCACTCTCATTCTGGTGCCTCTCCTGGGAATTCAGTATATCCTGCTCCCCTACAAGCCATCAGGACGGGTCTACTCCGAAATATATGACTACATCGTGAACATATTAATGCATTACCAG ggTCTGCTGGTGGCCACCATCTTCTGCTTTTTCAACGGAGAA GTTCAAGCGGTTTTAAGGAGGCACTGGAATCAGTATCAAATCCAGTTTGGTAACAGCGTAGGAAACCATTCAGATGCCCTGCGCTCAGCCTCCTACACGGCTTCCTCCATCACCGAGGTACAAGGCTGCTACAGCATCGACAGCCAAACAGAACACATGAACGGGAAGAGCAACTACGACGCAGACGCGTCCATCTTAAAGTCAGACGGCCCCTTCGCCTGA
- the LOC137132790 gene encoding calcitonin gene-related peptide type 1 receptor isoform X2 — protein sequence MAKRKMNVIGWSWIVALMMLFNLTKFFVKASLEVNESQQQHPTNVYHEIGQTRNTIVTAQFECYQKIVKDSTHSRQEPMCNRTWDGWLCWDDAKAGVISEQHCPDYFQDFDPSEIATKICTDSGQWFLHPESNRTWTNYTRCNEHTKEGRVTAMNLFYLALIGHGLSLTSLFISLTIFFHFKSLSCQRITLHKNLFFSFVLNSVVTIVWLTAVANNQELLQRNPTSCKVSQFIHLYLFGCNYFWMLCEGIYLHTLIVVAVFAEKQHMMWYYLLGWGFPLLPASIHAIARSYYYNDNCWISSKTSLLYIIHGPICAALLVNLFFLLNIVRVLITKLKVTHQAESSLYMKAVRATLILVPLLGIQYILLPYKPSGRVYSEIYDYIVNILMHYQGLLVATIFCFFNGEVQAVLRRHWNQYQIQFGNSVGNHSDALRSASYTASSITEVQGCYSIDSQTEHMNGKSNYDADASILKSDGPFA from the exons ATGGCCAAAAGGAAGATGAATGTCATTGGGTGGAGTTGGATCGTGGCACTCATGATGCTGTTTAATCTAACAAAG TTTTTTGTGAAAGCAAGTTTGGAAGTCAATGAATCTCAACAGCAGCATCCAACCAACGTGTACCATGAGATTGGACAAACCAGGAACACGATAGTTACTGCACAGTTTGAGTGCTATCAAAAAATAGTTAAGGACAGTACCCACAGCAGACAAG AACCCATGTGTAATCGTACCTGGGATGGCTGGCTGTGCTGGGATGATGCTAAGGCAGGAGTTATCTCGGAGCAGCATTGCCCAGACTATTTCCAGGATTTTGATCCTTCAG AGATAGCTACAAAGATTTGCACTGACAGTGGTCAATGGTTTCTACATCCTGAGAGCAACCGGACATGGACCAACTACACCCGCTGCAATGAACACACCAAAGAAGGCAGAGTG ACTGCAATGAATCTTTTCTACTTAGCCCTCATAGGACATGGACTTTCACTGACCTCCCTCTTCATCTCACTTACAATATTCTTTCATTTCAA GAGTCTGAGTTGCCAAAGGATCACTCTTCACAAAaacctcttcttttctttcgtTCTGAACTCGGTGGTCACCATCGTTTGGTTGACAGCAGTAGCAAACAATCAAGAGTTGTTGCAGAGGAATCCA acgAGCTGCAAAGTGTCCCAGTTCATCCATCTGTACTTGTTTGGCTGCAATTACTTCTGGATGCTGTGTGAGGGAATATACCTGCACACTCTCATCGTGGTGGCCGTGTTTGCTGAGAAGCAGCATATGATGTGGTACTATCTCCTAGGCTGGG gCTTTCCTCTGCTTCCAGCATCCATACATGCAATTGCCAGAAGTTACTACTACAACGACAA CTGTTGGATTAGCTCCAAAACATCGCTACTCTACATCATCCATGGTCCCATCTGCGCTGCCCTTTTG GTCAATTTGTTCTTTCTACTGAACATTGTGCGAGTGCTTATCACCAAACTGAAAGTGACCCATCAAGCGGAGTCAAGTCTGTACATGAAGGCTGTGAGAGCCACTCTCATTCTGGTGCCTCTCCTGGGAATTCAGTATATCCTGCTCCCCTACAAGCCATCAGGACGGGTCTACTCCGAAATATATGACTACATCGTGAACATATTAATGCATTACCAG ggTCTGCTGGTGGCCACCATCTTCTGCTTTTTCAACGGAGAA GTTCAAGCGGTTTTAAGGAGGCACTGGAATCAGTATCAAATCCAGTTTGGTAACAGCGTAGGAAACCATTCAGATGCCCTGCGCTCAGCCTCCTACACGGCTTCCTCCATCACCGAGGTACAAGGCTGCTACAGCATCGACAGCCAAACAGAACACATGAACGGGAAGAGCAACTACGACGCAGACGCGTCCATCTTAAAGTCAGACGGCCCCTTCGCCTGA